The Vibrio penaeicida DNA window TCGGATCTGGAAGTGCAATTACAACCCAATGTTGCACCAATGGCTTAGGAAAGCCGGTTTCAAGTTGAGGCCACCATTCTATGTCCCGTTCTGGCGTAATTTATGGGTTCGTTTCGTTGAGAGCTTCATATTCTTTTTTACGCTAATGTCTTTGCTTGGATCTTCGCGAGCTGAAGCCTCCGAATTTCATCCACTTTATGAATCGTTGGTGGCAAGCTCATTTTACACAGTGATCATGTGTTTGTATTACCTTTGGACGTCCAAGCGGTGCGATTTGAGTGATTGGGATAGGCTTTAGTGATTGCGACCAAGTTTTAAGTTTGTGTGGTGGTTTTACTCACAGCAAATTGAGCGATAAGTGTTTCAACAAGCGTAGGTATAATCATGGAAGAATCTACAATCAAGAACATTGATCAAATGATCGAGAGTATCGACAAGTACAAGCTTCCAATATTTGATGAACACTTTGCTCGTAGG harbors:
- a CDS encoding DUF6404 family protein — encoded protein: MSYERKLERAFSELETARIWKCNYNPMLHQWLRKAGFKLRPPFYVPFWRNLWVRFVESFIFFFTLMSLLGSSRAEASEFHPLYESLVASSFYTVIMCLYYLWTSKRCDLSDWDRL